One part of the Lycorma delicatula isolate Av1 chromosome 7, ASM4794821v1, whole genome shotgun sequence genome encodes these proteins:
- the LOC142327687 gene encoding glycosaminoglycan xylosylkinase isoform X4: MWVDRRGLLPLRGSHMLSNILDTLSTVKIFKADNISKGTQLKIMLTLEGGQKALFKPQWYFRDEIITGPVFAGRDRHNGEVAAFYLSAILNMRRAPITVGRKVHLKQELLPVATSSLLDTFYEEDTKTCFYGICYYCQPKKGVCSDDSGMLEGAVILWLPSHLQLKKYRHPWQRSYRTGVIARWELDNEYCKKVRKISMYSHGPRLLDLIDTAMFDFLIDNGDRHHYEVFSSDNYSTVLLLDNGKSFGNPHEDHIDILAPLYQCCRIRQSTWSQLWSLRGGELSNQLSQLLHKSQISPVLTAPHLSALDRRLDIILAAIHVCIKERNGQEHVFVID, translated from the exons tggGTTGATAGAAGAGGATTGTTACCATTACGTGGTTCTCatatgttatcaaatattttgGATACTTTATCTACTGTCAAAATTTTTAAGGCTGATAATATTTCTAAAGGAACCCAACTAAAGATTATGCTAACATTAGAAGGAGGACAAAAAGCGCTCTTCAAACCCCAGTG GTATTTTAGAGATGAAATAATTACTGGTCCAGTATTTGCTGGTAGAGATCGTCATAATGGTGAAGTAGCTGCATTTTATTTATCAGCAATATTAAATATGCGGCGAGCACCAATTACTGTTGGTAGAAAAGTTCATTTGAAACAAGAATTGTTGCCTGTTGCTACTTCTAGTCTCTTAGATACATTTTATGAAGAAG ATACAAAGACATGTTTTTATGGTATATGTTATTATTGTCAGCCAAAGAAAGGTGTATGTAGTGATGACAGTGGCATGTTAGAGGGTGCTGTTATATTATGGCTACCGTCACATttacaactgaaaaaatatcGTCATCCGTGGCAGCGATCATACCGGACTGGTGTCATTGCTAG gtgggAACTTGACAATGAATATTGTAAGAAAGTTCGAAAGATATCAATGTATTCACATGGGCCACGCCTTCTTGATCTGATTGACACAGCAATGTTTGATTTTCTTATTGATAATGGTGACAGACATCATTATGAAGTGTTCAGTTCTGATAATTATTCCACTGTGCTTTTATTAGACAATGGGAAAAG TTTTGGGAACCCACATGAGGATCACATTGACATTTTAGCTCCTCTGTATCAGTGCTGCAG aATACGACAGTCTACATGGTCTCAATTATGGAGTCTTAGAGGTGGTGAACTGAGTAATCAATTATCACAATTGTTGCATAAAAGCCAAATCTCACCAGTATTGACAGCACCTCATCTCTCTGCTCTGGATCGAAGACTTGATATAATTTTAGCAGCTATTCATGTTTGTATTAAAGAACGTAATGGACAGGAACATGTATTTGTTATAGATTAA